The Camelina sativa cultivar DH55 chromosome 14, Cs, whole genome shotgun sequence genome includes a window with the following:
- the LOC104742036 gene encoding RING-H2 finger protein ATL34-like, which translates to MKHGLLPYLGTWSSKDDCVVTQPHKKKPLHMRTMGKTPVLPLHHVIFLFLLVIQATGQQQPGLTSPYIAPRTNQVPAVIIGMFMFTLLFSMLACCVCYKYTSTSPPGTSSDTEGGGGEVAWTRRTSRGLEPDVIKSFPSFLYSQVKGLKIGKGGVECAICLNEFEDEETLRLMPPCSHAFHVVCIDVWLSSRSTCPVCRASLPPKPGSDQSSLNPCIHPHDNQDMDLEDGNTRRSVLESPDVRLLDRLTWSNNTGANRPPRSRSTGLSNWRITEILFPRSHSTGHSLVPRGENLDRFTLQLPEEVRRQLSRTTLPQARSSRQGYRSGSVGSERRGLPYGRRYNRRNISLSFSFSFQTASLQSTKGSKEKERGEGSFERLRPEMV; encoded by the coding sequence ATGAAACATGGACTTCTTCCCTACCTTGGAACATGGAGTTCCAAAGATGATTGTGTAGTAACAcagccacacaaaaaaaagcccCTTCACATGAGGACAATGGGAAAGACTCCGGTCCTGCCACTGCATCATGTTATCTTCTTATTTCTGCTTGTTATCCAAGCCACTGGCCAGCAGCAGCCAGGACTCACCAGTCCATATATTGCCCCAAGAACGAATCAAGTACCCGCGGTAATCATTGGAATGTTTATGTTCACACTCTTATTCAGCATGTTGGCTTGTTGCGTTTGCTATAAATACACAAGCACATCTCCTCCTGGAACCAGCTCTGATACCGAAGGAGGTGGTGGAGAAGTAGCATGGACGAGGAGGACAAGCCGTGGACTTGAACCGGATGTGATAAAGTCGTTTCCTTCCTTTCTTTACTCACAAGTTAAAGGGTTAAAGATAGGCAAAGGCGGCGTGGAATGTGCCATCTGCCTGAATGAGTTTGAGGACGAAGAAACGCTGCGTTTGATGCCTCCTTGTAGCCATGCATTTCATGTTGTTTGCATAGATGTCTGGCTCTCTTCTCGGTCTACCTGTCCAGTTTGTCGTGCTAGTCTCCCTCCCAAACCAGGTAGCGATCAAAGCTCTTTAAATCCATGTATACACCCACATGATAATCAAGATATGGATCTTGAAGATGGAAATACGCGAAGAAGTGTATTGGAATCTCCAGATGTACGTTTGTTAGATAGATTGACGTGGAGCAATAACACCGGGGCAAACAGACCCCCTCGGTCGAGGTCAACAGGGTTATCAAACTGGAGAATAACGGAGATTTTGTTCCCAAGATCTCATTCAACCGGACATTCTCTAGTTCCACGTGGAGAGAACCTTGACAGATTCACATTGCAGTTACCGGAAGAGGTACGGAGGCAATTGAGCCGCACGACGTTACCACAAGCTAGGAGTTCAAGGCAAGGCTATAGGAGTGGTAGCGTTGGGAGCGAGAGGAGAGGTTTACCTTATGGACGCCGATATAATCGCCGaaacatttctctttctttctctttctcttttcaaacTGCCTCTCTCCAGTCAACTAAAGGCAGCAAGGAAAAAGAGCGTGGAGAAGGGTCATTTGAACGCCTTAGGCCAGAGATGGTCTAG
- the LOC104742037 gene encoding uncharacterized protein LOC104742037 isoform X2: protein MASTLISSSLSSSFFPTQNLRRIRIPAISIPRGCSIRTRRSKIVSKSLDLPLLPFSMSEVLVPTESKTLHLYEARYLALLEESMKRKKNMFVHFILDPISISETATEASFAARYGCLVERLDVGALVSIRGAGRVKISRFLGADPFLSGEVRPIQDRVNHESRDELTSKVSQLKETIMNLNSLEIKLKAPADSPLQTRLINSLNWAEDEPPVECDESFLPSLQERLSFSAFQPISGSSKSELSRLQQEKLKAMDMKDTVERLELSMTLIKENISSVAAKLAIQSLDIR from the exons ATGGCTTCCACTCTAATCTCCTCatccctctcttcctctttcttcccAACCCAAAATCTCCGCCGCATTCGAATCCCGGCGATTTCAATTCCCAGAGGTTGCAGTATTCGCACACGCCGTTCAAAAATTGTCTCCAAATCACTCGATCTTCCACTTCTCCCTTTCAGCATGAGCGAG GTTCTTGTACCAACGGAGAGTAAAACTTTGCATTTGTATGAAGCAAGGTACTTAGCTCTACTTGAAGAG tcaatgaaaaggaagaagaatatgTTTGTTCATTTCATCCTGGATCCTATTTCAATTAGTGAGACTGCAACAGAAGCTTCCTTTGCTGCTCGATACGGCTGCTTG GTTGAGAGATTAGACGTTGGTGCACTTGTTTCTATTAGAGGCGCTGGCCGTGTGAAGATTTCGCGGTTTTTAGGG GCAGATCCTTTCTTGTCCGGAGAGGTCAGACCAATACAAGATCGTGTGAATCATGAGAGCAGAGATGAATTAACCTCAAAAGTCTCCCAGCTGAAGGAAACTATTATGAATCTTAATAGCTTGGAGATCAAACTTAAG GCTCCAGCAGACTCACCGCTACAAACTCGTCTCATCAACTCTCTAAACTGGGCTGAAGATGAGCCGCCTGTTGAGTGTGACGAATCATTCTTACCTTCTCTCCAAGAGCGTCTATCTTTTTCTGCATTTCAACCCATTTCTG GATCGTCAAAGTCGGAACTATCAAGGTTACAACAAGAGAAATTAAAAGCAATGGATATGAAAGATACAGTAGAGAGGTTAGAACTCTCAATGACACTCATAAAAGAGAACATTTCCTCAGTTGCGGCCAAACTCGCCATCCAATCCTTGGATATTCGCTAA
- the LOC104742037 gene encoding uncharacterized protein LOC104742037 isoform X1, which yields MASTLISSSLSSSFFPTQNLRRIRIPAISIPRGCSIRTRRSKIVSKSLDLPLLPFSMSEVLVPTESKTLHLYEARYLALLEESMKRKKNMFVHFILDPISISETATEASFAARYGCLVLIENVERLDVGALVSIRGAGRVKISRFLGADPFLSGEVRPIQDRVNHESRDELTSKVSQLKETIMNLNSLEIKLKAPADSPLQTRLINSLNWAEDEPPVECDESFLPSLQERLSFSAFQPISGSSKSELSRLQQEKLKAMDMKDTVERLELSMTLIKENISSVAAKLAIQSLDIR from the exons ATGGCTTCCACTCTAATCTCCTCatccctctcttcctctttcttcccAACCCAAAATCTCCGCCGCATTCGAATCCCGGCGATTTCAATTCCCAGAGGTTGCAGTATTCGCACACGCCGTTCAAAAATTGTCTCCAAATCACTCGATCTTCCACTTCTCCCTTTCAGCATGAGCGAG GTTCTTGTACCAACGGAGAGTAAAACTTTGCATTTGTATGAAGCAAGGTACTTAGCTCTACTTGAAGAG tcaatgaaaaggaagaagaatatgTTTGTTCATTTCATCCTGGATCCTATTTCAATTAGTGAGACTGCAACAGAAGCTTCCTTTGCTGCTCGATACGGCTGCTTGGTACTTATTGAAAAc GTTGAGAGATTAGACGTTGGTGCACTTGTTTCTATTAGAGGCGCTGGCCGTGTGAAGATTTCGCGGTTTTTAGGG GCAGATCCTTTCTTGTCCGGAGAGGTCAGACCAATACAAGATCGTGTGAATCATGAGAGCAGAGATGAATTAACCTCAAAAGTCTCCCAGCTGAAGGAAACTATTATGAATCTTAATAGCTTGGAGATCAAACTTAAG GCTCCAGCAGACTCACCGCTACAAACTCGTCTCATCAACTCTCTAAACTGGGCTGAAGATGAGCCGCCTGTTGAGTGTGACGAATCATTCTTACCTTCTCTCCAAGAGCGTCTATCTTTTTCTGCATTTCAACCCATTTCTG GATCGTCAAAGTCGGAACTATCAAGGTTACAACAAGAGAAATTAAAAGCAATGGATATGAAAGATACAGTAGAGAGGTTAGAACTCTCAATGACACTCATAAAAGAGAACATTTCCTCAGTTGCGGCCAAACTCGCCATCCAATCCTTGGATATTCGCTAA